From one Rosa rugosa chromosome 4, drRosRugo1.1, whole genome shotgun sequence genomic stretch:
- the LOC133745063 gene encoding uncharacterized protein LOC133745063 has product MANNPMCQICGEFPETTEHSLILCPWALAVWFGSSTGYIPEKQKITTLEAWILEIQKKSSLLSDNSEYVMQCVFFHLWGIWKHRCDVVMRHGTPNPRTAIECINRSLGEWLNASGLLDRTSPPETIPSPIPTWQPPIFPSVKVNVDGAWDNVTHKSGIGVIVRNHRGNSIAGASILGNHNSPIEVEADAVVKGLQLAAFLKIQNIIIEGDCQELFHALNNPSSSPNWRISHMLSKVFHLKTLFTGIKFHWVPREANRVADAAAKLAKRRLCSQDWANRPPTSLISILRSDGLPGPPVV; this is encoded by the coding sequence ATGGCTAACAATCCCATGTGCCAAATCTGTGGGGAGTTCCCTGAAACTACTGAGCACAGCCTTATCCTTTGTCCATGGGCATTAGCGGTATGGTTTGGTAGCTCAACAGGATACATTCCAGAGAAACAAAAAATCACAACTTTGGAAGCATGGATCTTGGAGATTCAGAAAAAGTCCTCCCTCCTCTCTGACAATTCGGAGTATGTGATGCAATGTGTGTTCTTCCATCTATGGGGTATATGGAAACACAGATGTGATGTTGTCATGAGGCATGGTACGCCCAATCCCAGGACTGCGATCGAGTGCATTAACAGAAGCCTTGGCGAGTGGCTGAATGCGTCTGGCTTGCTGGATAGAACTTCCCCTCCAGAAACGATCCCGAGCCCCATTCCTACTTGGCAGCCTCCCATCTTTCCTTCTGTTAAAGTGAATGTGGATGGAGCTTGGGATAATGTCACTCACAAAAGTGGTATTGGGGTTATAGTAAGGAATCATCGAGGCAACTCAATTGCAGGTGCCAGTATCCTCGGTAATCACAATTCACCCATTGAAGTTGAGGCAGATGCAGTGGTAAAGGGCCTTCAACTAGCTGCGTTCCTAAAGATCCAGAATATTATCATAGAAGGCGATTGCCAGGAGCTCTTCCATGCTCTCAATAATCCTTCTTCCTCTCCAAATTGGAGGATTTCACACATGTTGAGCAAAGTGTTTCATTTGAAGACTCTTTTTACCGGGATCAAATTCCATTGGGTCCCTCGTGAAGCAAACCGTGTTGCGGATGCAGCGGCTAAGCTTGCCAAGAGGAGGTTGTGCTCTCAGGACTGGGCCAACAGGCCCCCTACCTCCTTGATTTCTATTCTGAGAAGTGATGGCCTTCCAGGGCCCCCTGTAGTTTAA